The DNA window ACCAGATTTATCTTTGAGAATTACATTTACTATTAATTTGCGACAAGCTTGTTTTAACTCGTTAAATACAATTAAAAAGTCTGATGGAGAGAACATCCCATCTTCAAATGTTGTCGGTTTTAAAGTCTTCAACATGTAAACTAcagtttcttcatcaaaatattGACATTCGGATATCAGATTcttgcaaatgttttcaaacACTCTCACCAAATGTTGTTCGTTGTTCGTGCATTTGTCCACCGTAGCAAGGATGGCCGGAAACAGCGATAGTAGGTACAGCCAGCTGGCTTCTTGGAAGACGATTTGCCGGGCGTAGTAGCCAGGCTCTGGAACGGACTCCGTGAGGACCACGGATTTGGATTTGTAGAGCAGCTTGAACTCCAGGGTTCTCCTCTCAGACAGGACGATATCCGGACGAGTATCTTCTGAACCACGGAGATATTGACCAATCTCCCCAGAATTCAGTACAAGTTGCTGGAACTCACCAACAGTGAAGTCGATCCCATTTTCCACCGAGCTGTGTTTGAGGAATTTGATGACTGTAGGAAATTGTTCTTCCACTCGGTGACCAACGACTATTTGCTTGGCGCCATCAGGTGATAGATAGAAGCTGGTGTTAACCACTGTCCTTAGGATGAGAGAGCCAGGGCAGCTGAGTTTCTTGTCAGTGGACTGCATGATGAGGCGAGTTCTGAGCAGGTTCACAGATTGATGGTTCAGATGTTTCTTTCCTCCAATTTATATCGGACTTGGTGATGTATGAAGGTCGCTTTCTCAAAATAATAATGGCCTTCTTACGCCAATCTTGCGACAACAACAGGCCTGGATCTTACTATGACTTACATTCTTGCCACATGACACCCTCTTGAAGCAAGTTTGATATTTGGCCTTCAAGATTTCATCATTTCGTAGAGTATTATTGGAAAATAATCTCTGAAAATCAAGCAATGAGCGGCATGGgctctaaaatataaatatagCAAACAATACTGGCCGCATACGTTTGAATGCAAGCTTTGCATTTCTCTAGTATTATGAATAAGTTTACTGCTGGTGGTATGTAAAAATTTCTTATGGTGGTTTACAAATGGTGGCAGTCCATAACTGTCGAAATATTCACAGTTCCTGAATCTATCGATATAAATGGCTACCCAATGAGTACCAGGTTTTGAATCAGGGTCTGTATTTACCACAATACCACATGGAGTAGAGATAGCGTTTGGCAATCTATTTGCAGCACAAACCAGAGTATTAATAGGTAACGATTGGAGAGCTGTTGAAACCTCGAGAGAGTTCATTTTCTTGCACAAAATTTAGGCACTATAGTCGGCAATAACGTTGCGACTCTTATCTATTTCTATGACATTATCAAATTCCGCATAGGTTATGACTGTTATTGCTTCTGCTAGCGCATCACTGAACCTTAGTTCTATCCTCAAACTACCGTGGCGGACCAAACTCCAATGAGTTTTAATATGAGCCTCTAAATCAGGGGTAAAGTCTAAAGCGATCAAGCTGTATCCTGCCTTAAATTCCTCTCTGTTTATCTCGTTGCCAGAGTCTGAGTAATGTATCCCAGTGCCAGAGAAAAGAGAGTGAAAAGTTCGGACGTATTCGTGAGCGTCAAAATTTGGTGTTAGAACGACACCTGGAATTTGTTGGCCGTCGGTATGGAAGGAAGCATAATCAAGATTGAACGTTTGGAAATTAAACGGATTCTTTTCAATACCCCCGTTAAAAGCTGTGTTTAGCACCATACCCATAATAATACGAGTGGGAAGTTGGCCGCTGACTACATTATCTAGGGATGCACTTCGAACACCAGCAGGGATGGTGTTGGTTTTAACGTCAGCCCTGGTTATCGGGTACTTGGCATTCGTTTCTTCAAGTTCCTGAGCGTGACTTAAAAGGACACTAGGAGAGACTCTGACCCTTCGAGCAAATAAATTTGCTTCGATGACTTTAACTTTGTAACCATCCTGACCCAGCAAACAAAAAGCGTCTCTGGACCTTACAAACCTTAATTTCAAATCAACATTATTTAATAACATTTTATCctgagagaaaatatcgcaatGAATACGGCCCATCATTTCTACAGTTTTGCTACGCTGACAGAACCCCCGCCTTTTTGTTAACCCTGAATTCCCCTCCGTCTCCATATTTCCTGCTTGATCCTTATACCATAAgataaggtgaggttgggtaactgggcggtggggtaactgggcagtaccctctgtatttctaccagattagtgcaaaaattgttttcactgttgTCATATcttcattatgacgtaaaccatctagaacatgtaaacataacttcaaaaaaaaattttatggtgaatggtgaagtgccgaaaattggacagcttttttttcaaaacaacgccggaggtggtcccgaaaagagcctcatatctcactcccagcaagtattttattcaactttgacaattcttcttcatgtatgatgtatttgtgtaatgcgtgagtaattacaacgtaattggatgaaaatactggctgcaaagggttgatgcccagttaccttgaaaattttccctttgtggggtaactgggcacccaccccaaggtaactgggcaggtggcagtggtggcacctgcccagttacccattgcaaggttgctgtgcttcggtgtttgtttacttctgaaaatgtcaaaactaattgactattgtggacttttaagtgccaaagaccaataatcagggttcccagcacactaaacttctaacttaagtcaattatagcataacttaagcattacttaattacatttttgccgctaactgttacgacatcacttttaacgacttaaacatggttatataaattcaaatgaaattctctgaaaccctcatgagaaggacattcttttctggccaatgagaattacaaataatgccccccttaaaaattaagggaactttttggcgcctgactctatcccagatcagccttgcggcttaattttttttcattttttaaaaatgtatcatgcttaatctcactaaaagtggccaaacagtgtcctggtatacaatactactttataagtagtaatacagaaagttccaagcatttatctacaaggaaacaatttttttttaccgttattcaattctcagatttgagggtttttttgccgctaactgttacgacatcattcttaaccacttaaacatgtttatatacattcaaatgacattttcttaaaccttcatgagcaggacatcactttctggccaatgagaattaaaaataatgctcccctcaaaaattaaggggggggggtagtccagttaccccacgacgttgggtaactgggtgaaaaaaacgggaaatttttgaaaatttgtgggaaaaaattgaaagatgaaattcgacttttgactctttctacatttagacaaggtgttgtacttactaaaaaaaatttaaaagtagcctccactgtcaatataatgatgggaaaaaaatcatgaagttgaaattttgacatttttctccgaactcctgcccagttacccaacctcaccttactCGTTAAATGAGAATTTTTTGCACCAGGCCCGTAGCTTAGTAAGTTCTCAAGATATGCCCTATAAGGATACGCATTACTTGCTGATGATACTattttttgattcaagtaaacaTCAACTTGACTGAACAATGAATGCATCCAGTTATTAACGGGTCCTATCAAGGCATCATCAGCCGCAACCGTATCTTCGCCGttgtttttaacaattttagctTTGATATTCAACAAAGTATGAGAGAGATCTAAGTAATCACTACCCTGGCCTGGTAAAACAAATTCAATCGGAGTATTGTCTTGCAACGATGAGATTTGTTTATACTGTAGTACCCATTGTCCATGCTCGATGTGAGTTTGGGTCGGGGGCAAAGAAAATAAGTCTAATTCTGATTTGGCACAATCACAACTACTGGAATGAACGAAAGACATGATTCATCTATTACCTATCCAAAAATATCGGCAAATTTACTTTCACTTAAACGCTTTTTACTCTTTTTAGTTTTacgctgatttttatttttccgaacTGTAACTCTTTTTTTTGacactttcttcttcttctgcttcctcCCTCTACTCTGTTCAGACGTCTTCCTCCACCGACAATCAACCCTCGAGTGAATAGCTTTCATCCTCTTTTCAGCTTTATACCCCCTGCCCCTGAAAATCGCATCTATCGCCTTCCGTTTTAGATTATTTTGAGCTTGACCTAGCCTCTGCTGAAACGCAAATTTTGCAGGCATGTCGTTCTCAATATCTTCAAGGAAATTAATTCCCGAGTGCATGAGCTCTTTGCCGACAACAGTAGCTCCTCTTTTAAGCAATGGCAAAGAGGATCGAAAAAGGCCTTTGAGAAACGTTCCGACGCCGTGCCCTCGTTGGTTGGGAGAACCGCGATAAACAGTGATGGTCCCTAAACCACGCTGAACCATTGAATCACGGAACATGATGAAAAgtaagagaaataaaaatacaaaaaataaacaacgcAAAACTTTACTCTTCACTCATTTGATCTTGCGGAAATGAAGCTTCACGTTCAAACTTCCTCTCACAAATGGTACATACTTTCCAAGATCGTCCCTTATATCAATTTCGATTTGTTGAAAATCTCTTTTCAGAACACTGCTGTAATGAGGATGAGTGAAAATACTCACAAACTGTTTGCCAGtattttgttgattttataAAATGTATCTTTTTTAAACAGACACGGGTTAGAGTTCGTGTTCATAAAACAAACCATCAATAATTTCCCTCTTTGTCATCTCTTAACTCGTAGGGTAGGATGGGGTCAGTCCGCCACTTTTTTGCCCCCAGATTTTTCCTGAGTTCCCTAATTGATGGATGAACTTGTTTGAATGCTAGGAGTGATCTTTGGACCTTTGActatgcacaaaaaaaaattggattctttAGGTGCattttcccccccttttttgaactttttttttttaaaaaagaaagtggcGGAGTGACCCCACGAGTAGGGTCAGTCCGCCACATTCTTAGGGTCAGTCCGCCAGTAGCAAATGAAGACATGAGAAGTGctggaaaaaacaatttaattaagaaaaatgaaggaaaacaaacaTATCTGAACTCAGAACTTCAGTCAGTACAAAAAAGTCTATAACTATAAGAacgaaaagttaattttaagggtctaataaatttcaaaatttgaatttttttttttttaaaaaaaaagttaaaatattaataaaaagtcGGTGGTTTTGAAATTGAACTACATACATATAAAGGACTAGCCAGTGTAGCAGCACCTAAACCTAAAAAGGGGTCACTTAGCCAGTAGCAGAATGACCCTCGGCGTCACTGGCGGAATGACCCCATCCCGGCTTCGCTGCACAAAATTGTTACCTGACATGACAAAAGTAAAGATATTTCAAAGATCAAAAACGGAATCAATAGCCTTGAGTGAGTAGTTTACGATGATGTACTTCCCAAATTTCGATCACCAAACCACCAAAGTCCAGacgaaaagttccaaaaaagaaaaaagttacgaTCGGGAGCAATTTTAACACTTGCGCCTGTAGGTTAGTTGTAAACAAATGAATCATGCCTGGAACAACATATAGTAGACGAGCACTTCCAACTGCTTACTCCCATGCTTTGAATTTCCCAATTCGACCACCGCTAGGGGCGCTACGGTCGACTGGCGGACTGACCCCATCCTACCCTACACTGGGACAGCCCTTTTGATAATATCACACTAAGAATTTTTCCCAACTCAGTTTCTTACGAACAGCACCCACTTTAGGAGTCTCTGCACTCCTTGATCGCTTTACAGGCGTAGGAGGCCAAAGTGCAGCGTACGCAGGAGAATCAGGACTCAACTCCTGCGAGGCAAAATTACGAATGAGCTCCCAACGCTCTGGATTACCTATTAATTCTTGTGGTACATTCATTTTAGCTAAAACCGAGTAAAATTCACGATGACCCGTAGGTATACGTGAGTTTTTTCGATTGCGCATTGCATCGTTCACTAGATCTGCAATATTAGACCCCTCGATTGCTTTACCCTCGATCTTAACTTTCCCATCTCTACCCCACTTAATCCTGTCATTTTTCTGTAATCTTTTTAATAAAACACTACCCTTATTCCTGAAAGTTTTTGGAAGTGTGTTCAAAATATCATCAGACGATGATTCTCCTCGATCCTCTCGCTCAGGTGTTGGAGTTGAAGGTTTTTCGTTGGACTGCAAACTTTCCGATGATGATGTTGATGATTGATCCTCGAAGGCATCGATTACCAGCTTCAAGGGTTTCTGTCTTTGCTCAGCAAACCTCAAACTACGCTCCAACACCTGCTGATACTTAGCCCACTTATCCGAATCGTTTAAGTCATGTGTGGCAAGAATGCGTGATAGCTCCTTGTGCAACTCGTGCAGAGGATCGTTCGAAACGGGCGTTTGTTGCAGTCTTTCAACTGTTTCAGAGGGTACCAAGATCATTTTTTTAGCGTGTTCCATACTCACCAAtccgtttttattttaacctacgaattaattttaaatcaattcAACACTGAACTTAAAACTGCACTAACTATCGGCCCTAATAAAAGTGGAATAAGATTTCCACCTTTCTGAaccaatagttttttttttacttttccagCCACCTCTTCTAGCGGTCAATTTGCGCAGTAACTGTTTGTAACGACTGAGCTTCTGCTTCTGGCTCGAATTTACCGGAACATTTCCTTTTAACAAATTAAAAGCGCATTCGCACAAGCATCCCACAAGGTTCTTGTCAGCAGATTTTAGAATGACCAATCTATGCTGTGGTTTTAACTTCAACAAAGCCTCGAGGAGCTCCTTGTTGTTTACGACTGCACGCACCATTTTAAAATGATACAGAACTGAAATGAAGTTGtgctatttatattttattatttccgaGGAATGTACACAATCATGCCTCCGCCCACCCCGGGAAATATATTCGTTCtgaatctaaaattttcaggggtggATTGTTTCAAATCTATGAGTAAATAACCGTGCGCTTTCGAAGTCGCATCAGCGAATATTtcggttaaaaatttaaaattttgaggacaCATCTGTTGGGCCAGATGCCTAATTTGGGCTTTATCTCTAGGGTTTTTGAACAAAATCAGATAATGAGCATTCAAACTTAAATCCCTCTGATTTTTCCCCTTATAAAATATGTTTTGTGTTATAAAGAAAACGCTTATGTTTTTATGATGACAACCTTTCGTGAATAAATCAATAATCACTGAACTGTTGCTTGATTCACGCATCAAGTCATCGATGATGAACAAGCGCGGATAACTCGGGTCAATGTTACTATCAGGTAACCCTTGAATGAAAGTGACTCCTTTAAGGTTAAGATCGGGCTGCCAAATGGAGTAGTgccaaaatatttctttaaagtTCGTATCACACAATGctttcaaattctttaaaaaattaaccacAAAATACGACTTCCCGCTGCCCGAAGGCCCTCCAAGTATCGCAGAGAATGGATGTTTGAACCgcgggtccatttttaaaactgaattaaattttgagatgagtttAGATTTTAAGCCCAACGATTCAATTCTAGAGAAACTATTCAATAATGATATCGAATCAAAAAATATATAGtatatgaacgtatttctgccaaacggaactatgtgcattcagacatgagcccctgagacccatgagaatatatgcataacaggactaacgttataatgcacatagttccgtttagcagaaatacggcCATACAATGTAAATATTTATATCGTATTTTTAAAcctaaataaaaattgagttgagtTTAGATTTTCAGCCCAACGACTCAGAGGAACTATCCAATCATGATATCGTGTCCAACCGATTGAGGGCTGTAACTTACATGAAACAAAAACGAGAacagtgaaaattttcaagtatgTCTCTGCTGTAATCGCTGTTCTCGCCGTTGAGCTCAGCGCTGAAATCACCGGCCGCGCCGCTGAGTTCAGCGCTGAAGTCACCGGCCGCGCCGCTGAGTTCAGCGTTGAGCTCAGCccggccgcgccgccgcgccgcccgccggCCCCCCCGGAGCACAAGACTTCAAGTTTGAGAGGCGCAATTTATaagtttctttatttatttattttttttattttaaaacaagttTCTTCTTGTTTGTCTAGACTTCAATATTGAGAGacagaagagagagaaaaaaaatagatatgCACCAATActgaaatattgatttttttcttttaaattttttgtttcttttttttaccggttttatttgaaacagtgagaacgaaaacacaccaactcgaaaaaaatgaaaataatcaagacacacagaCACACAAAACTGTACAGTGGGTGAAGAAGTTAGCATAAGAAATATGtttttggtgccgaaggacAAGCACTTAAGGACAGTGTTTAAAGGTATAAGCTGGAATAGATGCGTTAACTTTAATGacattaatgaaaattgactgtcttggTTGGTGTTTTCCCTCATTGCTGGCGGAGGAGAAAACTGCATGGAGAGAAGAGTCAGGTCCTCTCTATGTGCTCGGTAGAGGTTCTGGTTCCAAGAGGAGTGTCGGGCGTTTTGCCGACTCATTAGGCGTCCCAGGTGCAGGAAATGTTCCTTTGGAGCAACTAGGTCGGGGCTCGGGTTCTGGTTGTACCTCAGATGACGATCCGTCATCTTTGCTGCTCTCAGAAGAGTTACGAGCGGTCAGCTTCCGGTTCTGGCtttagaataattttaaaaaaaattaattttccggTTTTGAGATTTATGAAGCAAAATAATGggacatttttatttatttatttatttatttttttcgagacAAAAGcataaagtttctttttttaaataaattttttagataaataaCTTTTACTTACAATATCTTTGAGAATGTCGATTTCTCCAATCAAGAGTAGCTGCCTCCGTATTTCCGCCCATGCATTGGCGGCTGCATCCTCTTCGGCTGGATCGGGAACAGGATCCCTATCGCTGTTTGCTTCCTCCTCAACATCCTCTGGGATTCTCAAGATTTCCGATTGTGATAGTACTTCATGGGAAGGCCAAGTCACGGTGGGGGCTCTTTTCTCCTATCGAAAATGGAcattggaaaaattatttactgagacacagtaaagaaaaaaaataattctcgtAATAAGAATAATACAGTTCATGGCAACTATTTTGGTATTATGTTCCAATTTGAAGGCTCTATCAATAATTGTTTGTTGTATAGATCATTGTTAATTTgaagagataactattcgtactttCCAGTACATATTTTT is part of the Bemisia tabaci chromosome 1, PGI_BMITA_v3 genome and encodes:
- the LOC140226049 gene encoding uncharacterized protein isoform X2, whose amino-acid sequence is MTQEKRAPTVTWPSHEVLSQSEILRIPEDVEEEANSDRDPVPDPAEEDAAANAWAEIRRQLLLIGEIDILKDINRKLTARNSSESSKDDGSSSEVQPEPEPRPSCSKGTFPAPGTPNESAKRPTLLLEPEPLPST
- the LOC140226049 gene encoding uncharacterized protein isoform X3 codes for the protein MTQEKRAPTVTWPSHEVLSQSEILRIPEDVEEEANSDRDPVPDPAEEDAAANAWAEIRRQLLLIGEIDILKDIPEPEADRS
- the LOC140226049 gene encoding uncharacterized protein isoform X1: MEHAKKMILVPSETVERLQQTPVSNDPLHELHKELSRILATHDLNDSDKWAKYQQVLERSLRFAEQRQKPLKLVIDAFEDQSSTSSSESLQSNEKPSTPTPEREDRGESSSDDILNTLPKTFRNKGSVLLKRLQKNDRIKWGRDGKVKIEGKAIEGSNIADLVNDAMRNRKNSRIPTGHREFYSVLAKMNVPQELIGNPERWELIRNFASQELSPDSPAYAALWPPTPVKRSRSAETPKVGAVRKKLSWEKFLV